GTGGTTTGGTTTGAACTGTCGCGTGAAAATGGCCAAGCCCACTGGAAAATGCACCATATTGACCACAATAGCGGCGTGGGGACCCAGTTCGAGGTAGCCGATATCAACGGCGACAAGCTGCCTGATGTTATTGTCAGCAATAAAAAAGGGGTGTATTTGCTGGAGCAGATCGCACAGTAAACCTCGTACTGGCGAGTTTTTTCTCGCCACAAATCCGTAGTGGCGAGTTTTACTCGCCAACATGCGATATGTAGGTGGCGAGGGTTCAAAGCGAGGCCAGAACCCCCAAACAGTTGTATTGGCGAATTTTACTCCGTTGGCATTGACTTCGGCGAGTGCAACTCGCCGTTACATATTGCCTTTGCTTTCCCCCTCCAACATCTGGATATTCCTCGATCAACTACAAGATTTTGCTGTTTCCCAAAATGCCTAAATTTTAGACAATACTGTTTTGGCCGGGGTGGGTCTGTCCGAGCGTCCTTGTGCTGGCCCACCCAAATAATCTTCTACATATTATTCCCCGCTTATGTCCGTCGCCACTCTGACCCCTCCCGCCAACGCTGTTTCCACACTCAAGGTTTATAACACCCTGACCCGTGCCAAGGAACCGTTTCAGACGGTGCGGCCCGGCCAAGTCAGTATGTATTTGTGCGGGCCGACCGTTTACAAACCCGCCCATATCGGTCACATGGTCGGTCCCGTCATTTTTGACACCATCAAGCGCTATCTGACCTATTTGGGCTACCGCGTCACCTGGGTGGTCAATATCACCGACGTGGACGACAAACTGATTAACAAGGCCCGCGAACTGGGGACTTCCGTGGAGACCCTGGCTCGCAAAATGACCGATGATTATTTTGATAATCTGCGAGTCATGGGAGTGACGGTTGGTCCGGGGGGCATCGACCAGACCCCCTACGCGACGGCCCACATTGCCGAAATGCAGGAAATCATCACCACCTTGATCGAGCGGGGCTATGCGTATCCGCTGGCGGGGGATGTCTATTTTCAATGCCTCAAGGACGCGGATTACGGCAAACTGAGCCGCCGGAGCCTGGAGGATATGTTGGCGGGAACCCGCGCCGAGACCAAGGATGGTAAGCACCACCCCGCGGACTTTGCCCTGTGGAAGGCATCCAAGGCGGGGGAACCCGCGTGGGATAGCCCCTGGGGACCGGGGCGTCCGGGTTGGCATATCGAATGCTCGGCCATGGCTCGAAAAATCCTAGGGGATACGATTGACATTCACGGCGGCGGCCTGGATCTCATGTTTCCCCATCACGAAAACGAGCTTGCCCAGTCCGAATCTTGCACGGGTAAACCCTTTGCGAGGTATTGGCTACATAACGGCCTGATGCAAGCCGCCGGCCAAGCGGGCAAAGTGGGGGGCCAGCATGACAAACAAGGCGACAAGACTTCCGCCGCAACCACAGAAGCCCCCCCTGCCCCGTCCCTGACCGACGCCCTCAGCCACGAGCAATTGGCCCAAGAGGCCAACAAGATCGCCGGATCAAAGGGGGCGGCCAGCGTCAAGGAACTATTTGCCCGTCATTCGCCCGAGGCAATTCGCTTTTTCCTGCTCAGCACGCATTACCGCAGCCCGATCCAGTTTAGCGATGAACTGCTCACCGAAACGGGGCGCGGGTTGGAGGGTTTTTACAGGTTCTTTAAGCGCGTGCAGCGGATTAGCGGAAAAAGCTACTATGAAATGCCTTATCCCGGCACGCGCGCGGCCGGGAATGCGTCCTTGGCGGAGGCCGCCTTGGCAAATTCCGCCGCCACCGACTTTTATCATGAAGTTAGTGCCATTCGGGCCAAGTTTTGCGACGCGCTCGATGACGACTTTAATACGGGCGCGGGAACGGCGGCACTATTTGACCTCTTGCGCGTGCTTAATAAATTTGGCGATGTGGAAAAACTCGAATCGCAACCCACCCCGGAAAAAGTGGCCATCTTTTTAACCGGCGTCGCGGTCCTGCGAGAGTTGACCGCCATCCTGGGCGTGTTTTTGCAGCCGGTCAGCACTAGCGGCGGAGGGGATGAAACCCTGTTGGGCCAATTGATGAGCCTGCTGATTGAAATTCGGGCAAATTCGCGCAAGAACAAGGACTTTGCCACGGCGGACCTGATACGCAAAAAGCTGGCGGAATTTGGCGTCGCGCTCGAGGATCGACCGGGCGGAACGGAATGGACGCGGGAGATGGCAAATAAGAATTAAGAATGATTGTGGAGCAGCCAAGTAGCGGAATTCGCCAGAATTCCGGCATTATTTCCCCCATTGCTGACGCTGCGGGCTGAGATATTTCCCCCTTGCTGACGCTGCGGGCTGAATTTCCATGCTCCGCACTACGGTTTAGCGGCTTGGTAAGCCAGATTTCCCCCCACGTAGGTTCGCTCAACAATGATGTCCTTGATTTTGTCAGTGGGGACTTCCAGCGGGTCGGCTCCCAGAACCACCAAATCCGCGTACTTACCCACTTCCAGCGAGCCGGTTGTCGCTTCGCCAAAGCCCCCCCGCGCGCTGTGGATTGTCCATGACGCCAGGGCTTGCTCGGGGCTAATGCATTGCTCAGCGCCATAGATTTTTCCGGCAAAGCTCTCCCGTCGAACCAGGTCCTGCATCCTGAGGAGCGGTCGCGCGGCGCTAACGGGGGAGTCGGAATTTCCCGCCACGGTCACGCCCAGGTCAAATAGCGCGCGGTTGGGGTGCATCCACTTCCAGCGCCATGCGCCATACGCCTCCATTTTGTCGCCATGTTCATAAATATAGGAATGCGGCGCGATGACCAGTTCCAGCTTTTTGATCCGCGCGAGAATCTCCGCCGTCACCACGCTGCAATGTTCAATCCGGTGGCGGTGGTCCGCGCGAGGGTGACGTTCCAATACTTGTTCAAAGGCGGTCAGCAGCATGTCGATTTCGCGGTCGCCATTGGCGTGGACGCACGCCTGCAACCCGGCCAGATGAATTTTTTCAATCAGCGCGTTCAGTTCTTCCTGCGTGCGGGCGGGAGGGACTCCAAAATCATCCGGTCGGCGCTCGTAAGGTTGCGAAAGCCAGCAGGTCTGGCCGCTGAGCGAGTTGCCGTGGTACAGTTTGATCGCTCCATAACGCACGAGCGGCGTTCCAGCGGGTTGCGCGCGTTTCCGCCACACGGCCTCTTTCAGGTCCCCTTCCCGTAGCATGACGTAGCACCGGACCGGGGCCTCCGCCTGGGCCTCCTGAATAATGGCCACGGTATCCGCGCCCGTGCCGGCGATATGAATCCCGGTGATTCCCGCGGCCAGATACTCCTCAAGACACTGGCGATAGGCGGCAATTTTTTGCTCTGGCGTGGGTTGTTGAGTGGACTTTGGCCCTGCCCGCCGGACCAGCCCGGTGGCGGACTCCTTCAGGATGCCTGTGGGTTCGCCGGTGGCGTCCTTGTCGATTTCTCCCCCCATTGGGGATTTGGTGTCGCGTGTAACTTTGGCAAGCTCCAGAGCGTGGCTATTGGCTACCGAGCGGTGCCCGCTGGAATGCGTGATCAGGATCGGATGCCTTGTGCTGGCCTGGTCCAGATCGTGTCGCGTGGGATGCCGGCCCAAAAATGTTTCTTGATAGTTGGTCCCCGTGACCCATTCGCCTGCGGGTGTGCGGTCGGCTTTGGCCTTGAGCGCGGCAATCAATTCGTCCAGCGAGCGGACTTTTTCCGGGCCACATTCGACCACATACCACGGCGCGTCTGGCGGATAGATGGGCCGGGGATGGCAATGCGCGTCAATAAAGCCAGGGACCACGGTTTTTCCCGCAAGTTTGATTTCTACAGTCTGCGGCCCCCGCAATTCGGCGGGGACATCGTTGCCCACATGAATGATCCGCTCTCCCCGAATGGCCAAGACCGAGGCCGATGGCAAGTTGCCATCTAATGTGTGAATTTTGGCCTCGGTTAACAGCAAGTCCGCGTGCTCCTGGGCGATGACAGTCAGCGGGCAGGCCAGCAGTAGCCAGCAAAAACAAACAGCTCCGGGTAAACGCAAATGGGTTGCAAAAGAGTCGTGCGTCATAACAGAATAGTAAAAAAAGAGTTCATTGCGGATGGACAGCCGTGGAATGCGCGCCCTGGGCTAGTTTACCAATCTTGGATGAGAATTTTGTGAGCAGGGTTAGAAAAGCCGCGTCCTTGCACCACTGTACGGTGACCACGCAGTCAATTTGAGCTACGCACTTAAGTCCGTGCTACAAGGGCTGGAGGCTCGCTAAAGCTTGACCGCCGATGCCATCGGCGCCCCTCGTCCCACGCCTCGCGCCTCGCGACCGCCGATGCCATCGGCGGCTTTGTAACGGCCCCGGCGTCCCTCGTCCCTGCTCCTCCACTCCCCTGCTCCTCCGCGTATTCTCAACCGCGCTCCGCTGCGCGTCGCGGCTAACCATCTCCATCTCCTACCCCCCCTCTCCTAATCCCAGCACAAACTGGTGAAAATCCCCCTCCACGTCAAAATCTCCATCACCCAGGGACCAATGCTGGGGGTGATTCATTGGGGAAGAGATATCCAATCGAATTGTATTTCCCAGGGGAAAATTAAAGTACACCTCATAACCGCGCTTCCAACCTCCCGCGATATTGCTTGTGGGGCGTCGTTCATAACCGGGAAAGTGGGCCGCCAGGGCCGCGATTTTCCCCGCATCGTGCAACTGGATGGTGCGGGTCAGTTTGCCGATCTCATAAACCAGAATCATGGCCGCGGAAGGAGGCCGATCGGGGGCTTGATTTTGCAGGCCCCACCCCATTCCCAGAGCGCCTAAGGCCACACCCAATACAAGCGCCGCCGCGCCGAT
The Pirellulales bacterium DNA segment above includes these coding regions:
- the cysS gene encoding cysteine--tRNA ligase codes for the protein MSVATLTPPANAVSTLKVYNTLTRAKEPFQTVRPGQVSMYLCGPTVYKPAHIGHMVGPVIFDTIKRYLTYLGYRVTWVVNITDVDDKLINKARELGTSVETLARKMTDDYFDNLRVMGVTVGPGGIDQTPYATAHIAEMQEIITTLIERGYAYPLAGDVYFQCLKDADYGKLSRRSLEDMLAGTRAETKDGKHHPADFALWKASKAGEPAWDSPWGPGRPGWHIECSAMARKILGDTIDIHGGGLDLMFPHHENELAQSESCTGKPFARYWLHNGLMQAAGQAGKVGGQHDKQGDKTSAATTEAPPAPSLTDALSHEQLAQEANKIAGSKGAASVKELFARHSPEAIRFFLLSTHYRSPIQFSDELLTETGRGLEGFYRFFKRVQRISGKSYYEMPYPGTRAAGNASLAEAALANSAATDFYHEVSAIRAKFCDALDDDFNTGAGTAALFDLLRVLNKFGDVEKLESQPTPEKVAIFLTGVAVLRELTAILGVFLQPVSTSGGGDETLLGQLMSLLIEIRANSRKNKDFATADLIRKKLAEFGVALEDRPGGTEWTREMANKN
- a CDS encoding amidohydrolase, whose product is MTHDSFATHLRLPGAVCFCWLLLACPLTVIAQEHADLLLTEAKIHTLDGNLPSASVLAIRGERIIHVGNDVPAELRGPQTVEIKLAGKTVVPGFIDAHCHPRPIYPPDAPWYVVECGPEKVRSLDELIAALKAKADRTPAGEWVTGTNYQETFLGRHPTRHDLDQASTRHPILITHSSGHRSVANSHALELAKVTRDTKSPMGGEIDKDATGEPTGILKESATGLVRRAGPKSTQQPTPEQKIAAYRQCLEEYLAAGITGIHIAGTGADTVAIIQEAQAEAPVRCYVMLREGDLKEAVWRKRAQPAGTPLVRYGAIKLYHGNSLSGQTCWLSQPYERRPDDFGVPPARTQEELNALIEKIHLAGLQACVHANGDREIDMLLTAFEQVLERHPRADHRHRIEHCSVVTAEILARIKKLELVIAPHSYIYEHGDKMEAYGAWRWKWMHPNRALFDLGVTVAGNSDSPVSAARPLLRMQDLVRRESFAGKIYGAEQCISPEQALASWTIHSARGGFGEATTGSLEVGKYADLVVLGADPLEVPTDKIKDIIVERTYVGGNLAYQAAKP